The proteins below come from a single Kitasatospora sp. NBC_00315 genomic window:
- a CDS encoding VOC family protein, whose product MPEVTTPYTPGTPCWVDLMAKDQQAALDFYRDVLGWQGEVGPAEFGGYAVCALNDKPVAGIGPAMAPEGQPTPPTVWTTYLSTDDADATQRAITEAGGTVMVPVMDVGTTGRMLVAADPSGAVFGVWQPVDFIGAQVVNEAGALVWNELHTGDVDAVTAFYRAVFGIEIALMEGMEEYYAVNVGGKAVGGATKLSHDPPGTPPHWLTYFAVDDPDSTVDALVKRGGNVFVPPFDMPAGRMAVVADPQGAAFAVIRPVPM is encoded by the coding sequence ATGCCTGAAGTTACCACTCCGTACACGCCCGGCACCCCGTGTTGGGTCGACCTGATGGCCAAGGACCAGCAGGCCGCTCTGGACTTCTACCGCGACGTCCTCGGCTGGCAGGGCGAGGTCGGGCCGGCCGAGTTCGGCGGGTACGCGGTGTGCGCGCTGAACGACAAGCCGGTGGCGGGAATCGGCCCGGCGATGGCGCCCGAAGGTCAGCCCACGCCGCCGACCGTCTGGACCACCTACCTCTCGACCGACGACGCGGACGCCACCCAGCGCGCCATCACCGAGGCCGGCGGCACCGTGATGGTGCCGGTGATGGACGTCGGCACCACCGGTCGGATGCTGGTCGCCGCCGACCCGAGCGGCGCGGTCTTCGGCGTCTGGCAGCCGGTGGACTTCATCGGTGCCCAGGTGGTCAACGAGGCCGGAGCGCTGGTCTGGAACGAGCTCCACACGGGCGACGTCGACGCGGTCACCGCCTTCTACCGGGCCGTCTTCGGTATCGAGATCGCCCTGATGGAGGGCATGGAGGAGTACTACGCGGTCAACGTGGGCGGCAAGGCGGTCGGCGGCGCGACGAAGCTCTCCCACGACCCGCCCGGCACGCCCCCGCACTGGCTGACCTACTTCGCGGTGGACGACCCCGACAGCACGGTCGACGCCCTGGTCAAGCGGGGCGGAAACGTCTTCGTCCCGCCCTTCGACATGCCGGCCGGCCGGATGGCGGTCGTCGCGGACCCGCAGGGCGCGGCCTTCGCGGTGATCAGGCCGGTGCCGATGTAG
- a CDS encoding NADP-dependent oxidoreductase has product MKAFMIEKYGDKAGVHAAEMPDPQVGADDVLVRIHAAGVNPLDLKLRDGAFKAFLPYRLPLVLGNDFAGVVVRVGSAVTRFAVGDEVYARPGKDRIGTFAELIAVHRDDVAIKPATLTMEEAASLPLVALTAWQALVERAQVRPGQKVLIHAGAGGLGSIAVQLAKALGAQVAATASTAKIDLVRELGADIVVDYRQQDFETVLDGYDVVLDSLGGENLAKSLRVLKPGGKAISVAGPPDAAFARELGLNAILRLVMSALSFRTRRRAKRRDVTYSFLFMKAGGNQLRELTALIDAGKIRPVVDRVFPFDQTREAMDYVEKGRAKAGKVVVAMT; this is encoded by the coding sequence ATGAAGGCCTTCATGATCGAGAAGTACGGCGACAAGGCCGGCGTGCACGCCGCCGAGATGCCCGACCCGCAGGTGGGTGCCGACGACGTCCTGGTCCGGATCCACGCGGCCGGCGTCAACCCGTTGGACCTCAAGCTCCGCGACGGGGCCTTCAAGGCGTTCCTGCCGTACCGTCTGCCGCTCGTCCTGGGCAACGACTTCGCCGGCGTGGTGGTCCGGGTGGGATCGGCCGTCACGCGGTTCGCGGTGGGCGACGAGGTCTACGCCCGCCCCGGCAAGGACCGGATCGGCACCTTCGCCGAACTCATCGCCGTCCACCGGGACGACGTGGCGATCAAGCCCGCCACGCTCACCATGGAGGAGGCCGCGTCCCTCCCCCTGGTCGCGCTGACCGCGTGGCAGGCGCTGGTCGAGCGCGCGCAGGTGCGGCCGGGCCAGAAGGTCCTCATCCACGCCGGCGCCGGCGGCCTCGGGTCCATCGCCGTCCAGCTGGCGAAGGCGCTGGGCGCGCAGGTGGCCGCCACCGCGAGCACCGCCAAGATCGACCTGGTCAGGGAACTGGGCGCGGACATCGTCGTCGACTACAGGCAGCAGGACTTCGAGACGGTCCTCGACGGCTACGACGTCGTCCTCGACAGCCTCGGCGGCGAGAACCTCGCCAAGTCCCTGCGGGTCCTCAAACCCGGCGGGAAAGCCATCAGCGTCGCGGGCCCGCCCGACGCGGCCTTCGCCCGCGAGCTGGGCCTCAACGCGATCCTCCGACTGGTGATGAGCGCGCTGAGCTTCAGGACCCGGCGCCGTGCCAAGCGCCGCGACGTGACGTACTCCTTCCTGTTCATGAAGGCCGGCGGCAACCAGCTGCGCGAACTCACGGCGCTCATCGACGCCGGGAAGATCCGTCCCGTCGTCGACCGGGTCTTTCCGTTCGATCAGACCCGAGAGGCCATGGACTACGTCGAGAAGGGCCGAGCGAAGGCCGGCAAGGTCGTCGTCGCGATGACGTGA
- a CDS encoding multicopper oxidase domain-containing protein translates to MPEQIRDNGRRNMIRGLVGGGAVAALAGPAVLRPAVARADAPAAPGGDPFALPAFVPSGRVREFWIQADSFEHNAVPNGMDAMMGRPYTTEQTTFWAVGFRAYTADWASPLDGDFGPEGIGANSGIPGPVLRAEVGDVVRVHFRNNDDHYRWPHSMHPHGVVYTPDNDGGWLSDDAQRMGSAVAYGESYTYTWLCHPSSAGTWPYHDHSVPQTPGVAGASTGSGSADAAVRHGRGGQPAEQRRDNGPDHGGGHDDGGADGGSNGGGHDGGGGSNGGGDGGSNDTDHAGGGQNNPGSPAAPGDSGAPAAPGDSGAPAGQGDSSHDTMVMEIGAELGLFGILVVTDHQTPSVDHEFVLFLHDLSKRSARSLALPLNMFNGGAFVDNTPTYTAKVGDRVRWRIAALGEEFHVFHIHGHRWRSRQGYQGWVDSQIVGPSTTLTIEYTEDNPGDWIYHCHVTHHMSGGMVGRYRVTA, encoded by the coding sequence ATGCCAGAGCAGATCCGCGACAACGGGCGCCGGAACATGATTCGCGGGCTGGTCGGCGGCGGCGCCGTCGCCGCACTGGCCGGCCCGGCGGTGCTGCGACCCGCCGTCGCCCGGGCGGACGCCCCGGCCGCGCCCGGGGGCGACCCGTTCGCGCTCCCGGCGTTCGTCCCCAGTGGCCGGGTCAGGGAGTTCTGGATCCAGGCGGACTCCTTCGAGCACAACGCGGTGCCCAACGGCATGGACGCCATGATGGGCCGGCCCTACACGACGGAGCAGACCACCTTCTGGGCGGTGGGCTTCCGCGCCTACACCGCCGACTGGGCGAGCCCGCTGGACGGCGACTTCGGCCCCGAGGGGATCGGGGCCAACTCCGGCATCCCCGGACCGGTGCTGCGAGCCGAGGTGGGGGACGTCGTGCGGGTGCACTTCCGCAACAACGACGACCACTACAGGTGGCCGCACAGCATGCACCCGCACGGTGTGGTCTACACCCCGGACAACGACGGCGGCTGGCTCTCGGACGACGCGCAGCGGATGGGCAGCGCCGTGGCGTACGGGGAGAGCTACACCTACACCTGGCTCTGCCACCCGAGTTCGGCCGGGACCTGGCCCTACCACGACCACTCCGTGCCGCAGACGCCCGGCGTCGCCGGCGCCTCGACGGGATCGGGAAGCGCCGACGCCGCCGTACGGCACGGACGCGGCGGCCAACCGGCCGAGCAGCGCCGGGACAACGGCCCGGACCACGGCGGAGGCCACGACGACGGCGGCGCGGACGGCGGGAGCAACGGCGGCGGTCACGACGGCGGCGGCGGGAGCAACGGCGGCGGGGACGGCGGGAGCAACGACACGGACCACGCCGGCGGCGGGCAGAACAACCCCGGCTCCCCCGCCGCCCCCGGCGACTCCGGTGCCCCCGCCGCCCCCGGCGACTCCGGTGCCCCCGCCGGCCAGGGCGACAGCAGCCACGACACCATGGTGATGGAGATCGGCGCCGAGCTCGGCCTGTTCGGCATCCTGGTCGTGACGGACCATCAGACACCGTCGGTCGACCACGAGTTCGTTCTCTTCCTGCACGACCTGAGCAAGCGCAGCGCCCGCTCGCTCGCACTTCCGCTCAACATGTTCAACGGCGGCGCCTTCGTCGACAACACGCCGACGTACACGGCCAAGGTCGGCGACCGGGTGCGGTGGCGGATCGCCGCGCTGGGCGAGGAGTTCCACGTCTTCCACATCCACGGGCACCGCTGGCGCAGCAGGCAGGGCTACCAGGGCTGGGTGGACTCGCAGATCGTCGGGCCGTCCACCACCCTGACCATCGAGTACACCGAGGACAACCCCGGCGACTGGATCTACCACTGCCACGTCACCCACCACATGTCCGGCGGCATGGTGGGCCGCTACCGCGTGACCGCGTGA
- a CDS encoding beta-N-acetylhexosaminidase — MIIPKPGRLVRAPGAYTLGPTTTVLAAEGAQDAARLLRTLLSPATGLPLAPATGSTAGITMTLDPADHALGAEGYHLIVTPEAVRLRAAHSAGLLHGVQTLRQLLPPEALADRPQPAVAWRIPCLETTDVPRFGWRGAMVDVARHFQPLPFLLRTVDLLAFHKLNVLHLHLTDDQGWRMPSDAYPLLTEIGATRARSMLGQAGSTRYDDRPHGGSYTVAELRILVDYAAARGVTVVPEIEMPGHTRAALAAYPHLGNVPGRTLDVWTDWGVCENILGVHEEVLEFCRTVLGEVLDVFPSRYVHIGGDECPTREWEESPAARRRAEELGLAAPKELHGWFLGRIGSFLVDAGRRPLCWAEDSMSSLPAEFTVMPWRDGDHGLAAARRGHDVVMAPHRSTYLDYPQSAGPEEPLGQAGEVVDLRAVHDNEPAPEHWEPAEAARVLGTQAQLWSEFITTPAQSDYLAYPRLCALADRAWNPSSDWTTDFLPALRDHGPRLDALGINRTTPQ; from the coding sequence GTGATCATTCCGAAGCCCGGCCGGCTCGTCCGTGCCCCCGGGGCCTACACACTCGGTCCGACCACCACCGTCCTGGCGGCGGAGGGTGCGCAGGACGCGGCGCGGCTGCTGCGCACCCTGCTGTCGCCCGCCACCGGACTGCCGCTCGCACCGGCCACCGGCTCCACCGCCGGCATCACCATGACCCTCGACCCGGCGGACCACGCCCTCGGCGCCGAGGGCTACCACCTCATCGTCACCCCCGAGGCCGTACGGCTGCGCGCCGCCCACAGCGCCGGACTGCTGCACGGCGTCCAGACCCTGCGCCAGCTGCTGCCGCCCGAGGCACTCGCCGACCGCCCGCAGCCCGCCGTGGCCTGGCGGATCCCCTGCCTGGAGACCACCGACGTGCCACGCTTCGGCTGGCGCGGTGCGATGGTCGACGTGGCCCGGCACTTCCAGCCGCTGCCGTTCCTGCTGCGCACCGTGGACCTGCTGGCCTTCCACAAGCTGAACGTCCTGCACCTGCACCTCACCGACGACCAGGGCTGGCGGATGCCCAGCGACGCCTATCCGCTGCTCACCGAGATCGGCGCCACCCGGGCCCGCTCCATGCTCGGGCAGGCCGGCAGCACCCGCTACGACGACCGGCCGCACGGCGGCTCGTACACCGTCGCCGAGCTGCGCATCCTGGTGGACTACGCGGCCGCCCGGGGGGTGACCGTCGTGCCGGAGATCGAGATGCCGGGCCACACCAGGGCCGCCCTCGCCGCCTACCCGCACCTGGGCAACGTGCCCGGCCGCACGCTCGACGTCTGGACGGACTGGGGAGTGTGCGAGAACATCCTCGGCGTGCACGAGGAGGTGCTGGAGTTCTGCCGCACCGTCCTCGGCGAGGTGCTCGACGTCTTCCCGTCCCGCTACGTCCACATCGGCGGCGACGAGTGCCCGACCCGGGAGTGGGAGGAGAGCCCGGCCGCCCGTCGCCGGGCCGAGGAGCTGGGGCTGGCCGCGCCGAAGGAGCTGCACGGCTGGTTCCTGGGGCGGATCGGGTCCTTCCTGGTGGACGCCGGCCGCCGGCCGCTCTGCTGGGCCGAGGACAGCATGTCCTCGCTCCCGGCCGAGTTCACGGTGATGCCCTGGCGTGACGGCGACCACGGCCTGGCCGCCGCCCGCCGCGGCCACGACGTGGTGATGGCGCCGCACCGCTCCACCTACCTGGACTACCCGCAGTCCGCCGGGCCGGAGGAACCGCTCGGCCAGGCCGGCGAGGTCGTCGACCTGCGCGCCGTGCACGACAACGAGCCCGCCCCCGAGCACTGGGAGCCCGCCGAGGCCGCCCGGGTGCTCGGCACCCAGGCGCAGCTGTGGAGCGAGTTCATCACCACCCCCGCCCAGTCGGACTACCTGGCCTACCCCCGGCTCTGCGCGCTGGCCGACCGCGCGTGGAACCCGTCCAGCGACTGGACCACCGACTTCCTGCCCGCCCTTCGCGACCACGGCCCCCGCCTGGACGCGCTGGGGATCAACCGCACCACCCCGCAGTAG
- a CDS encoding carbohydrate ABC transporter permease gives MLTAPPAATRPTAKAPPPPARRPARRGVVAAARPYLLIAPTLAGTAFLLLYPLARNILMSFQHYRMAELIHGGAKFIGFANYGAILSDPEFWTVVRRTLWWTALDTGLILLLGTLIALMLDKLGRWMRLAVMSGLVLTWATPVIAATTIFQWLFQSRFGVVNWSLDQLGFHSFRNYAWFAHGGSTFAILVALVVWQSVPFAALTLYGGLTTVPAELYEAARLDGAGAWQTFRLVTFPVLRPLFALVTSLEVIWCFKCFAQIWVISQGGPDNATTTLPVYAFQIAQALHKYDLGSAVSTLTVLILTGALVFNLRRMFRQEGEEL, from the coding sequence GTGCTCACCGCACCCCCGGCCGCGACCAGGCCGACCGCCAAGGCGCCGCCACCGCCGGCACGACGCCCCGCCCGGCGCGGCGTCGTGGCCGCCGCCCGGCCGTACCTGCTGATCGCCCCGACGCTGGCGGGCACGGCGTTCCTGCTGCTCTACCCGCTGGCCCGCAACATCCTGATGTCCTTCCAGCACTACCGGATGGCCGAACTCATCCACGGCGGGGCCAAGTTCATCGGATTCGCCAACTACGGCGCGATCCTGAGCGATCCGGAGTTCTGGACGGTCGTCCGCCGTACGCTCTGGTGGACCGCGCTCGACACCGGCCTCATCCTGCTCCTGGGCACCCTGATCGCGCTCATGCTCGACAAGCTCGGCCGGTGGATGCGGCTGGCCGTGATGAGCGGCCTGGTGCTCACCTGGGCCACCCCGGTGATCGCCGCCACCACGATCTTCCAGTGGCTGTTCCAGTCCCGCTTCGGAGTGGTCAACTGGTCACTGGACCAGCTCGGGTTCCACTCCTTCCGGAACTACGCCTGGTTCGCCCACGGCGGCTCGACCTTCGCCATCCTGGTGGCACTGGTCGTCTGGCAGTCCGTCCCGTTCGCGGCGCTCACCCTCTACGGCGGTCTCACCACCGTGCCGGCCGAGCTGTACGAGGCGGCCCGCCTGGACGGCGCCGGCGCCTGGCAGACCTTCCGCCTGGTCACCTTCCCGGTGCTGCGGCCGCTGTTCGCCCTGGTCACCTCGCTGGAGGTGATCTGGTGCTTCAAGTGCTTCGCCCAGATCTGGGTGATCAGCCAGGGCGGCCCGGACAACGCCACCACGACACTCCCGGTCTACGCGTTCCAGATCGCGCAGGCCCTGCACAAGTACGACCTGGGCTCGGCCGTCTCGACCCTCACCGTGCTGATCCTCACCGGCGCGCTGGTGTTCAATCTGCGCCGGATGTTCCGTCAGGAAGGAGAGGAACTGTGA
- a CDS encoding cellulose binding domain-containing protein — MAVCTAAGLACAALVAVPASAASDSLTAQYRTSAGGATADQSEPWLEITNTGTTTVPLSGVTLRYYFKADGPSTTYRFACSWAVKGCANITGTFGTLANPTATADRYLEIGFTAGAGSLAPGQNTGDMQLRFYRSDWQTLTQSDDYSFNGAQTSYANAPKVTLQRGGAVVWGTAPAGNDPTTPPTTPPTTPPTNPPTDPNAPALFDDFNYATSADAAVQQHGWTVKSGQGGPGVAGATWSPQDITFQSSGGNSIMNMRLTTDGTASGTKETELQTAARKFKNGTYAARVKFDDTPTGGPDGDHVNQTFFTFTPLNQPMDPNYSEQDFEYLPNGGWGETQNIMYETSWETYNPDPWNAVNAHGQQYGSLDGWHDLQITIDSSNITYYIDGQVVATHGEPYLPETPQWIDFNHWLIDLAGQTGNTARSYDEQVDYVYFVKDQVLSPSQVAGKVSGYRTAGTTFTDTVPGS; from the coding sequence ATGGCCGTCTGCACGGCCGCCGGCCTCGCCTGCGCGGCGCTCGTCGCCGTCCCGGCCTCGGCCGCGAGCGACTCGCTCACCGCGCAGTACCGGACCAGCGCCGGCGGTGCCACCGCCGACCAGTCCGAACCGTGGCTGGAGATCACCAACACCGGCACCACCACCGTGCCACTCAGCGGTGTGACGTTGCGGTACTACTTCAAGGCCGACGGCCCGAGCACGACCTACCGCTTCGCCTGCTCCTGGGCGGTCAAGGGCTGCGCCAACATCACCGGTACGTTCGGCACCCTGGCCAACCCCACGGCCACCGCCGACCGCTACCTGGAGATCGGCTTCACGGCCGGCGCCGGATCGCTCGCCCCCGGGCAGAACACCGGCGACATGCAGCTGCGCTTCTACCGCTCGGACTGGCAGACCCTGACGCAGTCCGACGACTACTCCTTCAACGGCGCGCAGACCTCCTACGCCAACGCCCCCAAGGTCACCCTGCAGCGCGGCGGGGCCGTCGTCTGGGGCACCGCCCCGGCCGGCAACGACCCGACCACCCCGCCCACCACTCCGCCGACCACCCCTCCCACCAACCCGCCCACCGATCCCAACGCCCCCGCGCTCTTCGACGACTTCAACTACGCCACCAGCGCCGACGCCGCCGTCCAGCAGCACGGCTGGACGGTCAAGTCCGGCCAGGGCGGCCCCGGCGTGGCCGGGGCGACCTGGTCCCCGCAGGACATCACCTTCCAGTCCTCCGGCGGCAACAGCATCATGAACATGAGGCTGACCACCGACGGCACGGCGTCCGGCACCAAGGAGACCGAACTCCAGACCGCCGCGCGCAAGTTCAAGAACGGCACCTACGCGGCGCGGGTGAAGTTCGACGACACCCCGACCGGCGGCCCGGACGGCGACCACGTCAACCAGACCTTCTTCACCTTCACCCCGCTCAACCAGCCGATGGACCCGAACTACAGCGAGCAGGACTTCGAGTACCTGCCCAACGGCGGTTGGGGCGAGACGCAGAACATCATGTACGAGACGTCCTGGGAGACGTACAACCCGGACCCGTGGAACGCGGTCAACGCCCACGGCCAGCAGTACGGCAGCCTGGACGGCTGGCACGACCTGCAGATCACCATCGACAGCAGCAACATCACCTACTACATCGACGGCCAGGTCGTGGCCACCCACGGCGAGCCGTACCTGCCCGAGACGCCGCAGTGGATCGACTTCAACCACTGGCTGATCGACCTCGCGGGCCAGACCGGCAACACCGCACGGTCGTACGACGAGCAGGTGGACTACGTCTACTTCGTCAAGGACCAGGTGCTCAGCCCGAGCCAGGTGGCAGGCAAGGTCTCCGGGTACCGCACGGCCGGCACCACGTTCACGGACACGGTGCCCGGCAGCTGA
- a CDS encoding carbohydrate ABC transporter permease, protein MRHPLSRTLRRVPLNTAALAVLAVSVFPVYWMAITAFKPTADIQADTPSFLPLHPTLDHFRTAVHAAGFGTFWRNSLMVTLGAVLMSLLVALLAAFAVGRMRWRGRRAFILMVFIAQMAPWEALLIPMYVIARDTDMLDSLSMLTLVYFMTTLPFTIVTLRGFLAAIPVELEESAQVDGCSRAGAFRRITLPLLAPGLLSTSLFGFITAWNEFAFANTLIIKNQDARTLPVWLSSFANVFGTDWGATMAASSLFMLPVLLVFLVLQNKVTSGMTAGAVKG, encoded by the coding sequence GTGAGGCACCCACTGAGCCGCACCCTGCGCCGGGTGCCGCTGAACACCGCCGCGCTGGCCGTCCTCGCCGTCTCGGTCTTCCCGGTGTACTGGATGGCGATCACGGCCTTCAAGCCCACCGCCGACATCCAGGCCGACACCCCGTCCTTCCTGCCGCTGCACCCGACCCTCGACCACTTCCGCACCGCCGTGCACGCCGCCGGATTCGGCACGTTCTGGCGCAACAGCCTGATGGTCACCCTCGGCGCCGTGCTGATGTCCCTGCTGGTGGCCCTGCTCGCGGCGTTCGCCGTCGGCCGGATGCGCTGGCGCGGGCGGCGGGCGTTCATCCTGATGGTGTTCATCGCCCAGATGGCGCCCTGGGAGGCGCTGCTGATCCCGATGTACGTGATCGCCCGGGACACCGACATGCTGGACAGCCTCTCGATGCTGACGCTGGTCTACTTCATGACCACCCTGCCGTTCACCATCGTCACGCTGCGCGGGTTCCTCGCCGCGATCCCGGTCGAACTGGAGGAGTCCGCCCAGGTCGACGGGTGCAGCCGGGCCGGCGCGTTCCGCCGGATCACCCTGCCACTGCTCGCCCCGGGACTGCTGTCCACCTCGCTCTTCGGCTTCATCACCGCCTGGAACGAGTTCGCCTTCGCCAACACCCTGATCATCAAGAACCAGGACGCCCGGACCCTGCCGGTCTGGCTCTCCTCCTTCGCCAACGTCTTCGGCACCGACTGGGGCGCCACGATGGCCGCCTCCTCGCTGTTCATGCTGCCGGTCCTGCTGGTGTTCCTCGTCCTGCAGAACAAGGTCACCTCCGGCATGACCGCCGGCGCCGTCAAGGGCTGA